In one window of Bemisia tabaci chromosome 6, PGI_BMITA_v3 DNA:
- the LOC109042523 gene encoding testis-expressed protein 10 homolog, with protein sequence MPQKSHKKIKKEQKTKVKVKSSKTELPKGQNVTDTSFKVRKIQLKEQFPGHDDSESTPGRKLNIKELISRLRHHNSKMRSSALSGLRDVVLSREEEVLKSFFVTILEATAQLAMDDDSAVRQAAISLLGSILSKVKEEKLVPLLEPLMRYLACCMSHLNADIRTDSLHLIDVLLTLPPHCSSELFMATIFPRFLDMISSSSEKGDSKRSLLVDLHVNTTSTLWRVGVLIRLHRLLEAISQSCSLKVTGENKVNNMKSITWSEEEYIHLPLYHSTSKSYSKFEPLELNRLAFQKRTELGSNNVQYYANVLMPLLMDSFTEVTTEFRHSHEVFLISLEAAALLSCITGIILSLWDLLSSFNSSGDQLTWFRRTYAEPIRKKFILDKFPYNIGISNRTEESQEIFELFEKSKRSMDQTCVEQNINLCHIAALMMPQAYPESMAKYIFGYLDEVENMSRLKANTLISCLRALIDAKKNRRGPLKGVDFPQLIHKVVALYFKFKKTQDGETTLSLLHLLSSVVMDPQFKKLHRDKQLTRWLGSLPELLCQEIICFKTVKIVVKIATHAPPGFLFGLETWIEAILDNLPQFSLSDNEDNLDEAKGLIAGLVYYIKNWDEDLVKSIARGVSTNYFGTSLSSYIKDLVEDRIGSSLPESEKVPTV encoded by the exons ATGCCGCAGAAAAGccataagaaaattaaaaaggaacaGAAAACCAAAGTCAAAGTGAAGTCATCCAAGACTGAGTTGCCAAAAGGTCAAAATGTCACGGATACAAGCTTCAAGGtccgaaaaattcaattaaaagagCAGTTTCCTGGACATGATGATTCTGAAAGTACACCAGGAAGGAAATTGAATATAAAG GAATTAATATCTCGATTGAGACACCACAACTCAAAAATGCGAAGCAGTGCTCTATCTGGTTTGCGAGATGTTGTCTTGTCCAGAGAGGAGGAAGTTTTGAAATCCTTTTTTGTCACAATATTGGAGGCCACCGCTCAACTTGCCATGGATGATGACTCAGCTGTGCGTCAAGCAGCTATCTCTCTTCTTGGCAGCATTCTCTCCAAG gtgaaggaagaaaaattagtgcCTCTTTTGGAGCCATTGATGCGTTATTTGGCATGTTGCATGAGCCACCTAAATGCAGACATCCGCACAGACTCATTACACTTGATCGATGTGCTGTTGACGCTACCACCTCATTGTAGCAGTGAACTCTTCATGGCcacaattttccctcgttttttggacaTGATCTCATCTTCTAGTGAAAAGGGCGATTCAAAACGATCTTTACTTGTGGACTTGCACGTGAATACTACCTCTACATTATGGAGAGTTGGAGTGCTCATTAGGCTTCACCGACTTTTGGAAGCCATCAGTCAATCCTGCTCCCTGAAAGTGACGG GTGAAAATAAAGTCAACAATATGAAAAGTATTACCTGGTCGGAAGAGGAATATATTCACTTACCATTGTATCATTCAACATCTAaaagttattcaaaatttgagCCTCTAGAATTGAACAGACTAGCATTCCAAAAGCGAACAGAGTTGGGATCTAACAATGTCCAG tattaTGCGAATGTCTTAATGCCTCTCTTGATGGATTCTTTCACAGAAGTAACAACTGAGTTTCGACATTCCCATGAAG TGTTTCTAATATCCCTTGAGGCTGCTGCATTGCTCTCATGTATCACAGGCATCATTTTATCTCTTTGGGACTTGCTATCCTCTTTTAATTCATCTGGTGATCAG cTCACTTGGTTCAGGCGCACTTATGCAGAAcctattcgaaaaaaatttattctTGATAAATTTCCCTACAACATAGGGATCAGCAATCGAACTGAGGAAAGCCAGGAAATATTTGAACTGTTTGAAAAAAGTAAGCGATCTATGGACCAAACATGCGTGGAACAAAACATTAATTTGTGTCATATAGCTGCATTGATGATGCCTCAAGCTTACCCAGAATCAATGGCAAAATACATTTTCG GTTATTTAGATGAAGTAGAGAACATGAGCAGACTGAAAGCCAATACTTTGATCTCATGTTTGAGAGCTCTAATTGATGCCAAAAAGAACAGAAGAGGGCCTCTGAAGGGTGTAGATTTTCCTCAACTCATCCACAAGGTAGTGGCGTTatatttcaaattcaaaaaaacACAGGACGGCGAGACAACTCTGAGTCTTCTACATCTGTTATCATCAGTAGTTATGGATCCCCAGTTCAAAAAACTTCACAG agatAAACAGTTAACTCGTTGGTTAGGATCATTGCCAGAGTTGCTATGTCAAGAGATAATTTGTTTCAAAACTGTTAAAATAGTTGTTAAAATCGCTACCCATGCTCCTCCTGGATTTCTGTTTGGCTTAGAAACCTGGATTGAAGCCATTCTAG ataATCTGCCGCAGTTTTCACTCTCGGACAATGAAGATAATTTAGATGAGGCAAAAGGACTCATTGCAGGACTTGtatattatataaaaaattgggACGAAGATCTTGTAAAGAGCATTGCGCGGGGCGTAAGCACAAATTACTTCGGGACGTCGCTCAGCTCTTACATTAAGGACTTAGTTGAAGATAGGATCGGGTCAAGTTTACCTGAATCTGAAAAAGTGCCTACAGTTTGA
- the RpS11 gene encoding small ribosomal subunit protein uS17 isoform X3: protein MNEQSERSFQKQPTVFLAKKKAVNSKTKNRPTRHVRNIGLGFRVPIENEKSFQKQKQVFLARKSYLKKKPTRVTRDIGLGFKTPKEARDGHYIDKKCPFTGNVSIRGRILTGVIKRMKMKRTIVVRRDYLHYIPKYNRFEKRHTNVSVHMSPCFRDVELGDIVTIGECRPLSKTVRFNVLKVAKGATNKKTFKKF, encoded by the exons ATGAATGAACAG TCTGAACGCTCTTTTCAAAAACAACCAACTGTGTTTTTAGCTAAAAAGAAAGCTGTCaacagtaaaacaaaaaatcggCCTACTCGCCATGTGCGCAACATTGGTCTCGGCTTCAGAGTACCAATTGAG AACgaaaaaagtttccaaaaaCAAAAGCAGGTTTTTCTTGCCAGGAAATCGTACTTGAAGAAAAAGCCAACCCGAGTAACCAGGGATATTGGACTTGGTTTTAAAACACCCAAAGAG GCAAGAGATGGTCACTACATCGACAAGAAATGTCCGTTTACTGGCAATGTCTCAATTCGAGGTCGTATCCTGACTGGTGTTATCAAAAGGATGAAGATGAAAAGGACCATCGTTGTAAGGAGAGATTATCTTCACTATATTCCAAAATATAACAGATTTGAAAAGAGGCACACAAACGTTTCGGTCCATATGTCACCATGCTTCCG AGATGTTGAACTTGGAGATATTGTCACTATTGGAGAATGCAGGCCACTTAGTAAAACAGTCCGATTCAATGTTCTGAAAGTCGCTAAAGGAGCCACCaacaaaaaaactttcaagaaattctAA
- the RpS11 gene encoding small ribosomal subunit protein uS17 isoform X2 gives MNEQNEKSFQKQKQVFLARKSYLKKKPTRVTRDIGLGFKTPKEARDGHYIDKKCPFTGNVSIRGRILTGVIKRMKMKRTIVVRRDYLHYIPKYNRFEKRHTNVSVHMSPCFRDVELGDIVTIGECRPLSKTVRFNVLKVAKGATNKKTFKKF, from the exons ATGAATGAACAG AACgaaaaaagtttccaaaaaCAAAAGCAGGTTTTTCTTGCCAGGAAATCGTACTTGAAGAAAAAGCCAACCCGAGTAACCAGGGATATTGGACTTGGTTTTAAAACACCCAAAGAG GCAAGAGATGGTCACTACATCGACAAGAAATGTCCGTTTACTGGCAATGTCTCAATTCGAGGTCGTATCCTGACTGGTGTTATCAAAAGGATGAAGATGAAAAGGACCATCGTTGTAAGGAGAGATTATCTTCACTATATTCCAAAATATAACAGATTTGAAAAGAGGCACACAAACGTTTCGGTCCATATGTCACCATGCTTCCG AGATGTTGAACTTGGAGATATTGTCACTATTGGAGAATGCAGGCCACTTAGTAAAACAGTCCGATTCAATGTTCTGAAAGTCGCTAAAGGAGCCACCaacaaaaaaactttcaagaaattctAA
- the RpS11 gene encoding small ribosomal subunit protein uS17 isoform X1: MNEQSERSFQKQPTVFLAKKKAVNSKTKNRPTRHVRNIGLGFRVPIEARDGHYIDKKCPFTGNVSIRGRILTGVIKRMKMKRTIVVRRDYLHYIPKYNRFEKRHTNVSVHMSPCFRDVELGDIVTIGECRPLSKTVRFNVLKVAKGATNKKTFKKF, encoded by the exons ATGAATGAACAG TCTGAACGCTCTTTTCAAAAACAACCAACTGTGTTTTTAGCTAAAAAGAAAGCTGTCaacagtaaaacaaaaaatcggCCTACTCGCCATGTGCGCAACATTGGTCTCGGCTTCAGAGTACCAATTGAG GCAAGAGATGGTCACTACATCGACAAGAAATGTCCGTTTACTGGCAATGTCTCAATTCGAGGTCGTATCCTGACTGGTGTTATCAAAAGGATGAAGATGAAAAGGACCATCGTTGTAAGGAGAGATTATCTTCACTATATTCCAAAATATAACAGATTTGAAAAGAGGCACACAAACGTTTCGGTCCATATGTCACCATGCTTCCG AGATGTTGAACTTGGAGATATTGTCACTATTGGAGAATGCAGGCCACTTAGTAAAACAGTCCGATTCAATGTTCTGAAAGTCGCTAAAGGAGCCACCaacaaaaaaactttcaagaaattctAA
- the Adi1 gene encoding acireductone dioxygenase, whose protein sequence is MVRAWFMDSDETSDQRLEHHRNPPEFLDLDTLFAKTGVEYFQLNKKDPINDDTLIKLKKDRGYCYEDEITCSKECLPNYDEKLKAFFTEHLHTDEEIRLVLEGSGYFDVRDLEDSWIRIEVTPGDLIIIPAGIYHRFTLDSKNYIRAKRYFIGEPVWTPYDRPADHMPIRSGYLQKMGRNVTSG, encoded by the exons ATGGTGCGTGCTTGGTTCATGGATAGTGATGAAACCAGTGATCAAAGACTAGAACATCACCGAAACCCTCCTGAATTTCTTGACTTGGATACTTTATTCGCTAAAACTGGAGTGGAGTATTTTCAA TTGAATAAGAAGGACCCAATAAATGATGACACATTGATTAAACTTAAAAAAGATCGGGGATACTGTTATGAAGACGAAATTACATGCTCAAAAGAGTGCCTGCCTAATTATGATGAAAAG tTGAAGGCTTTCTTCACAGAACATTTGCATACTGATGAAGAGATACGATTGGTTTTAGAAGGATCAGGCTATTTTGATGTGAGGGATCTTGAGGACTCGTGGATCCGAATTGAAGTCACCCCTGGCGATCTCATTATCATTCCTGCTGGTATCTATCATCGCTTCACCTTGGATTCCAaa AATTACATTCGAGCTAAACGCTATTTCATCGGAGAACCTGTGTGGACTCCATATGATCGGCCGGCAGATCATATGCCAATTCGGAGTGGATACTTACAGAAAATGGGTAGGAATGTAACCTCTGGATAA